The Candidatus Zixiibacteriota bacterium DNA segment GTACTCACGAAAATGAAATCAAGAAAATCCACGTTGCTAAGAATGGACAACGTTGGGATAGCGGTGGAATCCCTCGATGAGGCCATCACTTTTTTCGCCGAACTTGGCCTGAAGTTCGAAGCGCGGGCAATGATCGAAGGAGAGTGGGCCGGGCGTGTCACAGGACTGGGCACCCAGCGTGTCGAGATTGCCGTGATGGTCACTCCCGACAGTCACGGCCGGATCGAACTTTCGCGATATCTCACCCCGCCGGTAATCGCCGACCACCGGAACGCACCCGTAAACTCCCTGGGGTACCTGCGCGTTATGTTCGCCGTCAGTGACATCGATGACACTCTTGGTCGCCTCAAGAAACTTGGAGCGGAACTCATCGGCGAGGTGGTGAACTTCGAGAATAGGAATTTGCTCTGCTATCTCCGTGGCCCTGAAGGGATTATCATAGCGCTGGCCGAACAGCTCGGTGATGAATCGGTAACGGATTTTTTGGAGAACTCCGAATAAAAGCAGCTGCCGCTGGAAGCTCCGTCCGTGCAAGCGAGGGCGCGGCGAAAAAGGGTGTGAGGGGGAAACCCGCCGAACTCAAGTCAGGAAGCGATGCCCCGCCGCCAGCTGGCTGGCAGGCGTCCGCCATCGGCGGCGGTGTGGAGCCGCCGGTATCGGAAAGGGAGTTCGGGCAGTATGAGAGTGGGCGGTATTGTTCAGATAGCTCTCTATCAGGGGCCAGGAGGCGCCGCCGCTCCGGACAGGTGCCGCTCGAGACCTCCAACTTCTTTCCCGTCAAATGGATAGAGCAGTCTAATAATGCCGGAAATCGTTTGACAGGGGGGACGGTCGGGCATATATTCGTTAACTATTTCCTGTGGGAACTTCGTCTATTGTGAAAAGTGCGACTTAGGATATAAGGAGTCTCGAGCATGATGCGGTCTTTGGTCAGGTCTGCCATTCTCGTCTTCGCTCTTGCCGCGACGGGTTTCACCCAAATCTCCTTCGATTTCACCGGCTCCGGTGCACGAGCCAGAGGGATGGGCGGCGCGTTTATCGGCGTTTCTGACGACATTACCGGCGGCACGTGGAATCCTGCCGGATTGTGGGTCCACGAAGGTCCGAAATTCGGTCTGGATTACGGCGCGCTGCTGCCTCGCGGCGAGTCCGAAGTTGGTGCGCTGACGCAAAGTCAGTCCGGGTCATGGAATTCTGTCGGTGCTCTCAGTTTTCTTGCACCGCTGCGAATCCGCGGCCACCAGTTTGTCGCGTCCGTAAGCTACTCGAGTTTGTTCGAGGACTTTAGCGCCGCGTACGCCCGTCGCGACGACACGTACGAACTGCCCGACATGCTCACGCCCGAAGCCTACTACCTGACCGTCGAGCAGGAGGCTCACTGGGATCCCCGCGCGCTTGTCCTGGGCATGGGAACTCGCCTTTCCGAGAAGGTGTCATTTGGCGTCAGCGCCGATATCTATCTCGGAAGCGCCGTGGCCCGTACGGAGAGAATCACCATCGCCGAGAACTTTCCGGACTTCGACTCGCCGCAGACCGCCACTGCGTCTCAGCGCGTGCTCGGACTCGATACCGTCAAGTACTCCGGGTTCGGCCTGACCGGCGGCCTCAAATATACGGGAGAGAAGTATGGTGTTGGCCTCATTGTTCGTGCGCCCTTCACGTTTAAATCAGAGACCGATTCCAAGATCTTCACAAATGTGAAGTACGCCGGGCTCGATCAACCCGACCAGTCCGATACGACGTTCGTCGACGACCAGTTGGTCAAGTATGACCTCCCGCTCATGTTCGGTGTCGGTGTGAGCTACCAGTTGACCGAGAGACTGATGTGGGCATTGGACGCTGAGTATCGCGGCTTCGAAGGGCGTGATGCCGAAGTGCGCGTCTCTCGTAACCTGTCGGAGGACACCGAAACTTACGAGAAGGTCGAAACCGAGTGGCGTAACGTCTTTACCGTCAGGACCGGTGCGGAGTACATGTGGGAGACGGGCAAGTCAGCCTTCCCGCTGGTGCCGCTACGCGCAGGATTTGCTTACGTGCCGATCCCGAGTCCCGACATAGCGCTGGATGCGATGGACGCAGAACCGACCTATTCGTCCGCCGCCGGATACCGATTCTCGGCCGGCTTCGGCCTGTGGTGGGAACAGATCAACCTTGATTTCGCCTACAGCCTGAGCGTTCTCGACCGTGAGTCGTATTTCGCGCTGGGCGACCTGGGACTCAACGAAGATTTCGTTCCGGTTCCGGTCGAGGCGCGTGATCGGAGCCACAGCCTGAGTGTTACGTTCACCGGTCATTTTTAGCGAATTTCGGCGGGGCTGGACAATTCCGGCTCCGCTGCCCTTATCCCTGTGTACCAAGAAAGCGGTAAAGCCGATACCTGTAACGATCGGCTTTTCTACGGAGTAATGGCAGATGCAGAGCAAAGTCAAACTGAGCAAACGTCAGATCAAAGAAGATAAGTTCACCAGCTTCATGCTGAACGCCAAGGATCGGTTCCTTGAGAACTGGCAGTACTGGGTGATCAGCGCGGTTGTCGTGGCCCTGGTGGTTGTGGCGGTATCGTATTACGCAACCTCTCAGTCAAACAAGGAACGGGAAGCCAGCGCCCGATATTCGACTGCAGTTTTGGAGTTCCGGAACGGTCAGTCGGACATCGCGATTCTGAGCCTTCAGCAGGTAGTCGACAACTACGGTTCGACCACTATCGCCGAACAGGCCCGCTTCATGCTCGGAACGATCAATTTCGAAGAGAGAAACTACGCCGAGGCAATCACGCACTTCGAGAAGTACCTCGAGCGCTTCAAAAACAACAAGCTCAATCGGGCCGGGGCCCATGCCGGTCTGGCGGCCTGCTATGAGAACCAGGGCGACTACGAGCAGGCAGCCGCCAACTTCGAAGAGGCGGTCAACGTCTATGCGGACGGACCACTGGCCGGCGACTATATGGTCGGCGCCATGCGTTGCTATCTCTATCTCGGCAACGTCGAAAAAGCCCGTGGCTTCCGCGATCGCATAGCCGATGAGTTCCCGCAAACAGAACTGGCCAATCGCGCCGAGCGGCTCTTCACCGAGATGAGCGCGGCGGCAGGGTAAGACAGCCGAGTCGCTATCTCGTGGGTGACCGCACCGCCATACGCGTCGCAATTCTCTGGCACATGCACCAGCCGGACTATCGTGAGCCGGGTTCGAACCGGCTTTCGATGCCGTGGGTGCGATTCCACGCGCTCAAAGATTACCTCGACATGCCGCTGCGCGCCGCGGCCCACGCCGGCACGACAGTCACCTTCAATCTCGTACCGTCTCTGCTCGACCAGATCGAGTTTTACGTGAACGGCGGGCTCGACCGCCATCTCGAACTCAGCCGTATTCCCGCCGACCATCTCACCGATGCCGACAAGATGGAGATCCTCGACACGTTTTTCTCGGCGCACCTCAAGCACATGGTCGAGCCGTACGAACGATACCGGGAGCTGCACCAGAAGTATACCGTCTCGCTTGCCCGCAAAGAACTGCTGCCCGCTTTATTCTCGACGGCCGAGATGCTCGACCTGCAGGTCTGGTCGAACCTCGCCTGGATCGATCCAATGTTTCGCAGGGAGGAGCCGATCGGGCGACTGTTCGCCCAGGGGCGGTACTACAACGAAGAAGACAAGCAGGCGCTTCTGGACTGGCAGATTGTACTGCTCCGTCGCATCATCCCGACCTATCGCGACCTCTATCAGCAGGGCAAAATCGATCTGTCCTTCACGCCCTACTACCATCCTATCCTGCCGCTGTTGTGCGACACCGATGTCGCTCGAGAGGCGCTGCCTGGCATCCATTTGCCCCAGCAGCGATTTGTGCATCCCGAAGATGCCGAGGCGCAAGTTAGAATGGCCGCCGGGCGGTTTCGCGAGCTGTTCGACCGGCCGCTGACGGGCATGTGGCCTTCAGAGGGATCGGTTTCCGAACAAGCGCTGGCCATCATTGCGCAGCAGGGCATTCGATGGGCGGCCAGTGACGAAGAGATTCTGTTTCAGTCTCTGATGAAGTCCGGCCTGGATCGAAGTTCTCATCCTCTCCACGCCGTCTACGAATACAACGGACTCAAACTGTGCTTCCGCGACCACACCCTATCGGACAAGATCGGGTTTGTCTACTCCGGGTGGTCGGCGGCGGAAGCGGTTCGCGATTTTATCGGCCACATCCACCAGCTTCGCTCGCTCTATGCTGATCGACTCGACCGGACCGTTGTTCCCGTCATCCTCGACGGTGAAAACGCCTGGGAGTACTTTCCCGATGACGGGTCGGAATTTCTCGATCTGCTATACCGTGAATTGGCCGCCGATGAGTTCATTAAAACAGTCGGTTACTCCGAAGCCGCAACGCTGCCCTCCGAAAAGCTGCACGCGGTATTCGCCGGGTCATGGATCAACCACAACTTCCGCATCTGGATCGGTCACTCGGAGGACAACCTCGCCTGGGACCTGCTGTCGCGAACACGGGACATGCTTCGGCGTCGCGAACAGGCCGAGCCGCCGCTGGACGAGTCTGTCCGGCGTGACTGTTGGAATCAGATATACATCGCCGAAGGCTCCGACTGGTGCTGGTGGTACGGTGATGAGCATCGCGGGCTGCACAACAAGCAGTTCGACCGGACTTTTCGTCGCCACCTGATGCGCGTCTACGAGCTGGTCGACCAACCGCCGCCCGTTGAATTGCTCCAACCTATTCATGGGGAAACTGCTGCGTCGTATACCTCGATGCCCGACGATATCCTCACCGCACAAATCGACGGTCGCATCACCCATTTCTACGAGTGGACCGGCGCGGGATACTTCGATTGCCTTAAGGCAGGCGGCGCAATGCACCGCGTCGAACGTTATCTTGCGGGAATCCACTTCGCCTATGACCACAATCGCTTCTATATTCGGCTTGACTTCCACGATAGAAAAGGACTAGACTTGATTGACGCGCCGGTGGTGGAAGTCGCATGCTTCACACCATCGCCGCGAGTGATTCGATTAGAAACGGGCACGGACAGGCGGTCCGGCGACTCGCCGGACCACTACCAATGGGCTCTCGGGGAAATTCTGGAACTCGGCATTGAGCGCGGTTTCCTCTGGCCCGAGCAATTCGGACCGCTCAGCTTTACCGTATCGCTGATCGATCAGAAGCGACGTCTGGAAACATGGCCGGAGAATGACCCGATCCACATCGATATCCCGGAGCGTAATTCCGAGATCTTCTGGCCATCGTAGCGCGGCTGACCCGGCCACGGAGGCAAAATGACCGATTCTTTTTTCGACAATGATCCGCAGCAAAAGCCGAAGGGCGATATTCCCGAACTCAACGGTCGTGGGCAGGAGCGGCAGTCTGCCG contains these protein-coding regions:
- a CDS encoding tetratricopeptide repeat protein; amino-acid sequence: MQSKVKLSKRQIKEDKFTSFMLNAKDRFLENWQYWVISAVVVALVVVAVSYYATSQSNKEREASARYSTAVLEFRNGQSDIAILSLQQVVDNYGSTTIAEQARFMLGTINFEERNYAEAITHFEKYLERFKNNKLNRAGAHAGLAACYENQGDYEQAAANFEEAVNVYADGPLAGDYMVGAMRCYLYLGNVEKARGFRDRIADEFPQTELANRAERLFTEMSAAAG
- a CDS encoding glycoside hydrolase family 57 protein, with the translated sequence MGDRTAIRVAILWHMHQPDYREPGSNRLSMPWVRFHALKDYLDMPLRAAAHAGTTVTFNLVPSLLDQIEFYVNGGLDRHLELSRIPADHLTDADKMEILDTFFSAHLKHMVEPYERYRELHQKYTVSLARKELLPALFSTAEMLDLQVWSNLAWIDPMFRREEPIGRLFAQGRYYNEEDKQALLDWQIVLLRRIIPTYRDLYQQGKIDLSFTPYYHPILPLLCDTDVAREALPGIHLPQQRFVHPEDAEAQVRMAAGRFRELFDRPLTGMWPSEGSVSEQALAIIAQQGIRWAASDEEILFQSLMKSGLDRSSHPLHAVYEYNGLKLCFRDHTLSDKIGFVYSGWSAAEAVRDFIGHIHQLRSLYADRLDRTVVPVILDGENAWEYFPDDGSEFLDLLYRELAADEFIKTVGYSEAATLPSEKLHAVFAGSWINHNFRIWIGHSEDNLAWDLLSRTRDMLRRREQAEPPLDESVRRDCWNQIYIAEGSDWCWWYGDEHRGLHNKQFDRTFRRHLMRVYELVDQPPPVELLQPIHGETAASYTSMPDDILTAQIDGRITHFYEWTGAGYFDCLKAGGAMHRVERYLAGIHFAYDHNRFYIRLDFHDRKGLDLIDAPVVEVACFTPSPRVIRLETGTDRRSGDSPDHYQWALGEILELGIERGFLWPEQFGPLSFTVSLIDQKRRLETWPENDPIHIDIPERNSEIFWPS
- a CDS encoding VOC family protein, with translation MKSRKSTLLRMDNVGIAVESLDEAITFFAELGLKFEARAMIEGEWAGRVTGLGTQRVEIAVMVTPDSHGRIELSRYLTPPVIADHRNAPVNSLGYLRVMFAVSDIDDTLGRLKKLGAELIGEVVNFENRNLLCYLRGPEGIIIALAEQLGDESVTDFLENSE